The Amblyomma americanum isolate KBUSLIRL-KWMA chromosome 6, ASM5285725v1, whole genome shotgun sequence genome has a window encoding:
- the LOC144094598 gene encoding cholinesterase-like, which yields MDNTRLQRKLGSAKGALRCSWAPAVLAAVLFSSQVEAGSVIVSTTHGPVRGYTDTFRQKQVQIFLGIPYAKPPEGELRYQKPQLPERWNEVYDATAVKDSCMQERVPWVFHIPTPLSEDCLYLNVWTPNASDKKNLPVLVWFHGGIFKIGSTYETRYNPTVLSALNDVVVVTCNFRLNMFGFLDLESKGAPGNVGLWDQIFVLRWVQRNILAFGGNPDLVTVFGESSGAMAIHLILLSPYYSGLFQRIFLMSGPQNTNTDVESVCKSIERGDEVSRVLHCAGPFSDATTHPEDLVHCLRQKCSVEISAATENVTTPKLLEFIPTFRTEFLPYLPSVAVEKGLFRPVDAMISVTANEGAFAFVMQPDTDLLQNDLSAYEPSALKSFLTDILWSWLQDEIFPLGRSYLDAASTSNNSALRQRAADFLGNHYFYCPTRFFCESHSAKGGKVYPFVFGHRSRMSPVPGWIWNTHMQDIPYVFGIPFLEEANYTDEDREFSEYMMKTVVSFAKSGSPIPPDGMQQWPQFSAANPNFLWLEPGNYRVLKNFADARCELWRNFL from the exons AGGAAGCGCTAAAGGAGCTCTGCGATGCAGCTGGGCACCTGCGGTATTGGCAGCTGTGCTTTTTTCGTCGCAAGTCGAGGCAGGTTCAGTCATTGTTTCCACTACTCATGGACCTGTTCGCGGATATACAGACACGTTTCGCCAGAAGCAGGTTCAAATTTTTCTTGGAATTCCCTACGCAAAACCACCGGAAGGCGAACTGCGTTATCAGAAACCACAGCTTCCGGAGAGATGGAATGAAGTGTACGACGCAACGGCAGTGAAAGACTCCTGCATGCAGGAAAGAGTGCCATGGGTTTTTCACATACCGACGCCACTTTCAGAAGACTGTCTTTACCTGAACGTCTGGACACCGAATGCATCGGATAAGAAAAATCTCCCGGTGCTTGTTTGGTTTCACGGCGGAATATTCAAAATAGGCTCCACCTATGAAACCAGGTACAATCCTACCGTATTATCAGCGCTAAACGATGTCGTCGTAGTTACTTGTAACTTCCGGCTTAATATGTTCGGATTTTTGGATCTAGAATCCAAAGGCGCCCCCGGAAATGTGGGTCTGTGGGACCAAATATTCGTATTGCGTTGGGTGCAGAGAAATATACTCGCTTTCGGAGGAAACCCAGATCTTGTAACGGTTTTCGGTGAGAGCTCTGGCGCCATGGCCATTCACCTCATCTTACTTTCACCGTACTATTCCGGTCTCTTCCAGCGCATTTTCCTCATGAGTGGACCCCAGAATACTAACACGGATGTCGAGTCGGTGTGCAAGAGCATTGAAAGAGGAGACGAAGTTTCAAGGGTTCTACACTGCGCTGGTCCCTTCAGTGATGCGACGACGCACCCGGAAGATTTAGTACACTGCCTTCGCCAGAAGTGCTCGGTGGAGATCAGCGCGGCTACGGAAAACGTCACGACACCAAAGCTCTTGGAATTCATACCAACCTTCAGGACGGAATTTCTGCCGTATCTACCGTCCGTAGCCGTGGAAAAAGGGCTTTTCCGACCAGTCGACGCAATGATCAGTGTGACAGCGAATGAAGGAGCTTTTGCATTTGTCATGCAGCCGGACACAGATCTTCTACAAAATGATCTTAGTGCTTATGAGCCGAGTGCCTTAAAATCTTTTCTTACGGATATCTTATGGTCGTGGCTccaagacgaaatatttcctttAGGCAGATCCTACCTGGATGCCGCTTCAACAAGTAACAATTCGGCGCTAAGACAAAGGGCGGCAGACTTTTTAGGGAACCACTACTTCTACTGTCCGACGAGGTTTTTCTGTGAATCGCATTCGGCGAAAGGAGGCAAAGTCTACCCTTTTGTCTTCGGACATAGATCCCGGATGTCTCCTGTGCCAGGGTGGATCTGGAATACTCACATGCAAGATATACCCTACGTATTTGGAATTCCCTTTTTGGAAGAAGCGAACTATACCGATGAGGATAGAGAGTTCAGCGAATACATGATGAAGACCGTAGTTTCATTTGCCAAATCTGG GTCGCCGATTCCTCCTGATGGCATGCAGCAGTGGCCCCAGTTTTCGGCAGCAAATCCAAATTTTCTTTGGCTGGAGCCTGGCAACTACAGAGTGCTGAAGAACTTTGCTGATGCCAGGTGTGAGCTCTGGAGGAACTTTTTGTAG